From Penaeus vannamei isolate JL-2024 chromosome 12, ASM4276789v1, whole genome shotgun sequence, the proteins below share one genomic window:
- the AlaRS gene encoding alanine--tRNA ligase, cytoplasmic, with translation MKSSEVRDTFYNFFKEKHQHTYVHSSPTIPHDDPTLLFANAGMNQFKPIFLGTVDPSSDMANYVRAVNSQKCIRAGGKHNDLDDVGKDVYHHTFFEMLGNWSFGDYFKKEVCAWAWDLLVNVYKLPKERLYVTYFGGFPEQGLEPDLECKQIWMDLGVPEDRVLPGDMKDNFWEMGDTGPCGPCSEIHFDRIGGRHVAHLVNMDDPDVLEIWNLVFIQFNRESDGTLKNLPKKHIDCGMGLERLTSILQNKRSNYDTDLFLPIFETIQKLTGVRPYSGKVGKDDVDGVDMAYRVLADHIRTLTIALSDGGMPDNAGRGYVLRRILRRGIRYATEVLNMKPGMFASLVDVVVQILKDAFPEVAKDPEFVKDVINEEELQFLKTLDRGHKLLKRTIDKLGGSTIVPGDVAWRLYDTYGFPVDLTQLMAEEKGLAVDMEKFEVSKKEAQEKSRGENKDKDNSFRLDVHAIEDLKDRKVPFTDDSFKYIYTAGEAVDSPYKFEGTNSKVVAIRYNNQFVDEVKSGYRCGIVLDKTNFYAESGGQIYDEGFMVKIGDEETEFKVESVEVKGGFVCHIGVVEGTIKLGDEMNLSIDWERRRHLMNNHTGTHILNFALRQVLSSDADQRGSLVAPDRLRFDFTNKGAMTVDQVKKAEEICRQMVKENKPVYAKTASLYVAKSIQGLRAVFGEVYPDPVRVVSIGIPVETLEADPQSPAGSVTSIEFCGGTHLLRAGHAGDFVIVSEEAIAKGIRRIVAFTGPEAVKALNKASHLENEVNKLKKKIAENNMPFKEVVRLLTEMLNDINHAQIQHWRKEELRKAVEAVKKVQGDADRARKTAISKEAIQITKNVLAANPNIPYLVTELKAFAQNKVLNDALKEAKNGPPALFVSTDEDTGKILAMASVPKDVVAKGLKADEWVKNLAELVNGRGGGKPESAQLSGSNVKALQEAIAASEKFAQEKLGCGPVVLSPPAAVASTPAAQPQASKSKQEKPGKQQNTQKQDSKVPKNGIVLHTHPNSVRAFPALIAAKYSGKNVTISHTSTPSDPEYVSKFGSSTLPGLETPNGALRGSVGVAWYLASPELRGSGTMHEAQILSWMLAADNSLLHVVSSGLIGSGKDKKKDDGALKAAMKELGKINTYLRDHTFLVGERLSLADVSVFASLIPAFQHGLDKAARERLPCLTRWFNTVLHQPKVVEIVGKITLK, from the coding sequence ATGAAGAGTTCAGAAGTTAGAGACACATTCTACAACTTCTTCAAAGAGAAGCACCAGCATACCTATGTTCATAGCTCTCCTACCATTCCTCACGATGATCCAACTCTTCTTTTTGCCAATGCCGGCATGAATCAGTTCAAGCCTATCTTCCTGGGTACTGTAGACCCCAGCAGTGACATGGCAAATTACGTCCGAGCTGTGAACTCACAGAAATGCATCCGCGCTGGTGGAAAGCACAATGACCTGGATGATGTAGGCAAGGATGTGTACCATCACACTTTCTTTGAGATGTTGGGCAACTGGTCCTTTGGTGACTACTTCAAGAAGGAGGTGTGTGCTTGGGCATGGGATCTCCTAGTTAATGTGTACAAGCTCCCTAAGGAACGCCTTTATGTGACCTACTTCGGCGGTTTCCCAGAGCAGGGCCTGGAGCCTGACCTCGAGTGCAAGCAGATATGGATGGATTTGGGAGTCCCTGAAGACCGTGTGTTACCAGGAGACATGAAGGACAACTTCTGGGAGATGGGTGACACAGGACCATGTGGACCATGCTCTGAAATTCACTTTGACCGAATTGGCGGTCGGCATGTAGCCCATCTTGTCAACATGGATGATCCAGATGTCTTAGAAATCTGGAACCTTGTGTTCATTCAATTCAACAGAGAGTCTGATGGCACCCTGAAGAATCTACCTAAGAAGCACATTGACTGTGGCATGGGGTTGGAGCGGCTTACATCTATTCTGCAGAATAAGAGGTCTAATTACGACACAGATCTCTTTTTACCCATCTTTGAAACTATCCAAAAGTTAACTGGTGTTAGGCCTTACTCAGGGAAAGTCggtaaagatgatgttgatggtgtcgACATGGCATACAGGGTACTGGCTGATCATATTAGAACTTTAACAATTGCTCTATCTGATGGAGGCATGCCAGACAATGCTGGAAGAGGGTATGTCCTGCGTAGGATTCTCAGGCGTGGCATTCGGTATGCCACTGAAGTGCTGAACATGAAACCAGGCATGTTTGCATCACTTGTGGATGTAGTTGTGCAAATTTTGAAGGATGCTTTCCCAGAAGTTGCAAAGGATCCTGAATTTGTAAAAGATGTCATAAATGAGGAAGAACTTCAGTTCTTGAAAACCCTGGATCGTGGTCATAAACTACTGAAACGCACAATTGACAAGCTTGGAGGCAGCACAATTGTTCCTGGTGATGTGGCTTGGAGGCTGTATGACACATATGGTTTTCCTGTTGATCTGACACAGCTCATGGCAGAGGAAAAGGGCCTTGCTGTTGACATGGAAAAATTTGAAGTTAGCAAGAAGGAAGCTCAGGAAAAATccagaggagagaataaggacaAAGATAATTCCTTTAGACTAGATGTCCATGCTATTGAAGATCTTAAAGACAGGAAAGTGCCTTTTACTGATGATTCTTTCAAGTATATCTACACTGCAGGTGAAGCAGTAGATTCTCCTTACAAATTTGAAGGCACTAATAGTAAAGTGGTTGCCATCAGATACAATAACCAATTTGTTGACGAAGTTAAGTCTGGATATCGCTGTGGCATAGTTCTTGACAAGACCAATTTCTATGCAGAGAGTGGAGGCCAGATCTATGATGAGGGTTTCATGGTGAAAATAGGGGATGAAGAGACCGAGTTCAAGGTGGAGTCAGTTGAAGTTAAAGGTGGATTTGTATGCCATATTGGTGTGGTGGAAGGTACAATCAAGCTGGGAGATGAAATGAACTTGAGTATTGATTGGGAGCGTAGAAGACATCTGATGAACAACCATACTGGCACCCATATTCTGAACTTTGCCTTACGCCAAGTCCTGTCATCAGACGCTGATCAGAGGGGTTCTTTGGTGGCTCCAGACAGACTTCGGTTTGATTTCACTAACAAGGGAGCCATGACCGTTGATCAAGTGAAGAAAGCTGAAGAAATCTGCAGGCAGATGGTGAAGGAGAACAAACCAGTATATGCTAAAACAGCCTCACTCTATGTGGCTAAGAGCATCCAGGGTCTTCGTGCAGTGTTTGGTGAAGTTTACCCTGATCCCGTCAGAGTGGTTTCCATTGGTATTCCTGTGGAGACCCTAGAAGCTGACCCACAGAGTCCTGCTGGAAGTGTCACAAGCATTGAATTCTGTGGTGGTACTCATCTCCTTCGTGCAGGCCATGCTGGAgactttgttattgttagtgaAGAAGCCATTGCCAAGGGTATCAGACGTATTGTTGCTTTCACTGGCCCAGAAGCTGTCAAGGCACTTAACAAAGCTTCACATCTGGAGAATGAGGTGAATAAACTGAAGAAGAAAATTGCAGAAAACAATATGCCATTCAAGGAAGTTGTACGTCTCCTTACAGAAATGTTGAATGATATCAACCATGCCCAAATTCAGCATTGGCGCAAAGAAGAGCTGCGCAAAGCTGTAGAAGCAGTCAAGAAGGTCCAAGGTGATGCTGACCGTGCAAGGAAAACAGCTATCTCAAAGGAGGCAATTCAGATCACGAAAAATGTACTTGCAGCTAACCCCAACATCCCATACCTTGTGACTGAGCTAAAAGCATTTGCCCAGAATAAGGTCCTCAATGATGCCCtgaaagaagcaaagaatggACCTCCAGCTTTGTTTGTTAGCACAGATGAGGATACTGGCAAAATTCTGGCTATGGCTTCAGTGCCAAAAGACGTTGTGGCCAAAGGATTGAAAGCTGATGAGTGGGTGAAAAATTTGGCTGAATTAGTAAATGGCCGAGGTGGAGGCAAACCTGAATCGGCCCAGCTGAGTGGAAGCAATGTTAAGGCTCTCCAGGAGGCAATTGCTGCATCAGAGAAATTTGCTCAAGAGAAATTAGGCTGTGGCCCAGTTGTATTGTCTCCACCTGCAGCTGTTGCCTCTACACCAGCTGCCCAACCACAGGCATCAAAAAGTAAACAAGAGAAGCCAGGAAAACAGCAGAACACTCAAAAGCAAGATAGTAAGGTTCCGAAGAATGGCATTGTACTGCACACGCATCCAAACAGTGTCCGTGCTTTCCCAGCCCTCATAGCTGCCAAATACTCTGGAAAGAATGTAACCATTTCTCATACCAGTACACCTAGTGACCCAGAATATGTGTCAAAGTTTGGGTCATCCACCTTGCCTGGCCTAGAAACCCCCAATGGTGCACTGAGAGGTAGTGTAGGAGTGGCCTGGTACCTTGCTAGTCCTGAGCTTAGAGGCAGCGGCACAATGCATGAAGCGCAAATTCTGAGTTGGATGCTAGCTGCTGATAATAGCCTTCTCCATGTTGTAAGCTCAGGGTTGATAGGTTcaggaaaagacaagaagaaagatgatggagCATTGAAAGCAGCTATGAAGGAGCTGGGGAAAATTAATACATACCTCCGAGACCACACTTTCCTGGTCGGAGAGCGACTCTCCCTTGCTGATGTGTCTGTATTTGCATCCCTGATCCCAGCCTTCCAGCATGGCCTTGACAAAGCAGCACGTGAGAGACTACCTTGCTTGACACGCTGGTTCAACACTGTGCTTCACCAGCCGAAAGTTGTTGAAATTGTGGGGAAAATAACATTGAAATAA